The following coding sequences are from one Paenibacillus stellifer window:
- the tnpA gene encoding IS200/IS605 family transposase, giving the protein MSSDVNSLAHTKWNCKYHIVFAPKYRRQVIYGKLKQDIGKILRQLCERKNVEIIEAEACKDHIHMLVSIPPKLSVSAFIGYLKGKSSLMIFDRHANLKYRYGNRKFWCKGFYVDTVGRNKKVIEEYIRNQLQEDIVAEQITMEEYIDPFTGEETKDKRKKN; this is encoded by the coding sequence ATGTCATCTGATGTGAACAGTTTAGCACATACAAAATGGAATTGTAAGTATCACATCGTGTTTGCCCCAAAGTACAGACGCCAGGTGATTTATGGAAAGTTGAAGCAAGATATCGGAAAAATATTGCGACAATTATGCGAAAGAAAGAACGTAGAAATTATTGAAGCAGAGGCGTGTAAAGATCATATTCACATGCTGGTGAGTATTCCACCTAAGCTAAGTGTGTCCGCATTTATAGGATATTTAAAAGGAAAGAGTAGCTTAATGATTTTTGATCGACATGCCAACTTGAAGTATCGGTATGGGAATCGGAAATTTTGGTGCAAAGGATTTTACGTGGATACGGTAGGAAGAAACAAGAAAGTGATTGAAGAATATATCCGCAATCAATTGCAGGAAGATATCGTCGCGGAACAAATAACGATGGAGGAATACATCGATCCATTTACAGGAGAAGAAACCAAAGATAAACGAAAGAAGAACTAG
- a CDS encoding diacylglycerol kinase: MKRARLIYNPTSGREEVRKRLADILVRLDQGGIEASCHATTGEGDATAAAADAVERGYDLIIAAGGDGTLNEVVNGMAEKPDIPPLGVLPLGTTNDFARAMGIPKNWEDSCDLIIRQQSRPIDLGKANDRYFINIAGGGKLTELTYEVPSRLKTMIGQLAYYLKGIEKMASLSPTELIIRANGQDVLHDEFMLFLIANTNSVGGFERLAPDARIDDGLFDVIALKKCNLAEFIRLVSLALRGEHLQDKRVVYFRTNEMEVTSPGYVQLNLDGELGGTLPGHFRILPGHLQVFAQNL; this comes from the coding sequence ATGAAAAGAGCAAGATTAATCTATAACCCTACTTCCGGGCGGGAAGAAGTGAGAAAGAGGCTGGCCGATATTCTGGTGCGGCTGGATCAGGGCGGAATCGAGGCGTCCTGTCATGCGACTACGGGCGAGGGCGATGCGACAGCGGCTGCGGCCGATGCCGTGGAGCGCGGCTACGACCTGATCATCGCGGCCGGCGGAGACGGGACACTGAACGAGGTCGTCAACGGCATGGCGGAGAAGCCGGATATTCCTCCGCTTGGCGTGCTTCCCCTTGGAACGACCAATGATTTTGCAAGGGCGATGGGCATACCGAAGAATTGGGAGGATTCCTGCGACCTGATCATCAGACAGCAGTCCCGCCCGATCGATCTCGGGAAGGCCAACGACCGTTATTTCATCAATATCGCCGGCGGCGGGAAGCTGACTGAACTGACATACGAGGTTCCCAGCAGGCTGAAGACGATGATCGGGCAGCTTGCGTATTATTTGAAGGGAATCGAGAAGATGGCCAGTCTGTCGCCGACAGAGCTAATCATCCGCGCGAACGGACAGGACGTTCTTCACGACGAGTTCATGCTGTTCCTGATCGCCAACACAAATTCGGTCGGAGGCTTCGAGAGGCTCGCGCCCGACGCGCGGATTGACGACGGCTTGTTCGACGTCATCGCGCTGAAGAAATGCAATCTGGCGGAATTCATCCGCCTCGTCAGCCTCGCCCTGCGCGGCGAGCATCTGCAGGATAAGAGAGTCGTCTACTTCCGCACGAATGAAATGGAGGTCACATCCCCGGGTTATGTCCAGTTGAACCTGGACGGCGAGCTGGGCGGAACGCTTCCGGGCCATTTCCGCATTCTGCCGGGGCATTTGCAGGTTTTTGCGCAGAATTTGTAA
- a CDS encoding YerC/YecD family TrpR-related protein: MQLKKLNDKSVDQLFEAILTLKDMEECYIFFDDLCTVNEIQSLSQRLEVARMLGKGCTYNQIEAETGASTATISRVKRCLNYGNDGYKMTLERLGR, from the coding sequence ATGCAGCTGAAGAAGCTCAACGATAAAAGCGTCGACCAATTATTCGAGGCCATTCTAACTTTAAAAGATATGGAAGAATGCTACATATTTTTTGATGATCTGTGCACGGTGAACGAGATCCAGTCGCTGTCCCAGCGTCTTGAGGTTGCCCGCATGCTGGGCAAGGGCTGCACGTACAATCAGATTGAAGCGGAGACTGGAGCCAGCACGGCGACGATTTCCCGTGTCAAACGCTGCCTGAACTATGGCAATGACGGCTACAAAATGACGCTAGAGCGTCTGGGACGCTAA
- a CDS encoding tyrosine-type recombinase/integrase has translation MTTGVIEVRVLEELREYHNYRIQERHDMGDVWRGGAWLFLFSHPNGQPFHHEAPCQWFRNFILKNKLRYIRFHDLRHTSAMILINQGVHAKIISERLGHGSITTTMNIYGHALRRADQAAADKFESLFNINKTEGQSKPPVAYGFLLTIKTTRRTGGLLCG, from the coding sequence TTGACCACTGGCGTTATTGAAGTCAGGGTACTTGAAGAGCTAAGGGAATACCATAACTATAGGATCCAGGAACGGCATGACATGGGGGACGTTTGGCGCGGAGGAGCATGGTTATTCCTGTTCTCCCACCCCAACGGACAACCTTTCCATCACGAAGCACCGTGCCAATGGTTCCGAAATTTCATCTTGAAAAACAAACTCCGCTATATTCGATTTCATGATCTCCGGCATACTTCAGCCATGATTTTGATCAACCAGGGCGTTCATGCCAAAATTATTTCAGAACGCCTTGGACATGGAAGCATAACGACAACCATGAACATATATGGTCATGCTCTCCGTAGAGCTGACCAAGCCGCTGCGGATAAGTTCGAATCACTCTTCAACATTAACAAAACTGAAGGACAATCAAAACCACCCGTAGCGTATGGTTTTCTTTTGACAATCAAAACCACCCGTAGAACGGGTGGTTTGCTCTGCGGCTGA
- the corA gene encoding magnesium/cobalt transporter CorA, with amino-acid sequence MIRTLAVNRRGEVLTGRPLQDLRIEDYAWIWADFSEPAPEETALLETYFHFHPLAIEDCLHVLQRPKLDHYEDIQFFVLHALNEETLQAEEVDLFVGKSVFVSFHLNHQPGLDEAWNRLVREIQHRKGWSGGPILAAYTVMDKLVDNYFPSLYKIEDELADLDSQGSSESVEELMAQVFDVRGRLLKLRRTIVPMRDLMYRVLNSEHIQSNKEERMYFGDIYDHLLKLTDMIEADREMTADLRDSYISLSSNRMNAIMKTLTVITTIFMPLTLIAGIYGMNFRVMPELQSPYGYFIVLLVMLALGVGMVLWFRRRGWFK; translated from the coding sequence ATGATACGCACGCTTGCGGTCAACCGCCGGGGCGAGGTTCTGACGGGGCGGCCGCTTCAAGATCTCCGGATCGAGGATTATGCCTGGATATGGGCCGATTTCTCGGAGCCGGCCCCCGAGGAGACGGCTCTTCTGGAGACGTATTTTCATTTCCATCCGCTGGCGATCGAGGACTGTCTGCATGTGCTGCAGCGTCCGAAGCTGGATCACTACGAGGATATCCAGTTCTTCGTGCTGCATGCTTTAAATGAAGAGACGCTGCAGGCGGAGGAAGTGGACCTGTTCGTCGGCAAATCGGTCTTCGTGTCCTTTCATTTGAATCATCAGCCCGGGCTGGATGAAGCCTGGAACCGTCTTGTGCGCGAGATTCAGCACCGGAAGGGCTGGTCGGGCGGCCCGATCCTTGCCGCCTACACGGTGATGGACAAACTCGTCGACAACTATTTTCCCAGCTTGTACAAAATCGAGGATGAGCTGGCCGATCTGGACAGCCAGGGTAGCAGTGAATCGGTGGAGGAGCTGATGGCCCAGGTGTTCGATGTAAGAGGGCGGCTGCTCAAGCTGCGCCGGACCATCGTGCCGATGCGCGATTTGATGTACCGGGTGCTGAACTCGGAGCATATTCAGAGTAACAAGGAGGAGCGGATGTATTTCGGTGACATCTACGACCATCTGCTCAAGCTGACCGATATGATCGAGGCGGACCGGGAGATGACGGCGGATCTCCGCGACAGCTACATTTCACTCAGCTCCAACCGGATGAACGCCATCATGAAGACGCTGACAGTCATCACCACCATCTTCATGCCGCTTACGCTGATTGCGGGCATTTACGGCATGAACTTCCGGGTCATGCCGGAGCTGCAATCCCCATACGGCTATTTCATCGTTCTCCTGGTCATGCTGGCGCTCGGTGTCGGCATGGTGCTGTGGTTCCGGCGGCGGGGCTGGTTCAAATAA
- the rlmD gene encoding 23S rRNA (uracil(1939)-C(5))-methyltransferase RlmD, whose amino-acid sequence MKKHRSGRDSGRRAVSAEIAGLPVSKNDEVVLDIIGLTHEGEGVGRAEGYTLFVQGALPGEKVRAKVLKMKKQYGYAKLLELVQPSADRIAPPCPIYDQCGGCQLQHMDYAAQLRWKRQLVIDNLERIGKLKVAKEEAGQASSGDSVLAASDGGILVRPTLGMDEPWRYRNKAQVPIGVTDGGLVGGFYARGSHRIIDMETCLIQHEHNDVVVSVVKRLGRELGISAYNEETGRGLLRHVIVKKAFRTGEMMLVLVTNGQDIPHRDAWIGCIREELPDVVSICQNVNTERTNVIFGSKTRVLWGRDVIYDYIGDVQFAISARSFYQVNPAQTEVLYGKTVEYAGLTGRETVIDAYCGIGTISLFLAQHANQVYGVEIVREAIEDARANAELNGMKNVEFEVGASEDVIPRWKEQGVTPDVIVVDPPRKGCDPRLLETILQMRPERVVYVSCNPSTLARDLRVLEDGGYTTVEVTPVDMFPWTVHVESVALLVRDETV is encoded by the coding sequence ATGAAGAAGCACCGCAGCGGCCGGGACTCCGGCCGCCGTGCCGTTTCGGCGGAGATCGCCGGACTGCCGGTGAGCAAGAATGACGAAGTCGTGCTGGACATTATCGGACTGACACATGAGGGCGAAGGGGTAGGCCGCGCGGAAGGCTATACCCTTTTTGTGCAGGGGGCGCTTCCCGGTGAGAAGGTCCGCGCCAAGGTGCTGAAGATGAAGAAGCAGTACGGCTACGCCAAGCTGCTGGAGCTTGTTCAGCCGAGCGCCGACCGCATCGCGCCGCCCTGCCCGATCTATGACCAGTGCGGCGGCTGCCAGCTGCAGCACATGGACTATGCGGCCCAGCTGCGCTGGAAGCGGCAGCTGGTGATCGATAACCTGGAGCGGATCGGGAAGCTGAAGGTGGCGAAGGAAGAAGCAGGGCAGGCAAGCTCTGGCGATTCAGTGCTTGCCGCTTCGGACGGCGGCATCCTCGTGCGGCCGACGCTCGGCATGGACGAGCCTTGGCGCTACCGCAACAAGGCCCAGGTGCCGATCGGCGTCACCGACGGCGGCCTTGTCGGCGGCTTCTACGCGCGCGGCAGCCATCGCATCATCGACATGGAGACCTGCCTTATCCAGCACGAGCATAACGACGTCGTGGTGTCGGTCGTCAAGCGGCTCGGCCGGGAGCTCGGCATCTCCGCATATAATGAAGAGACCGGCCGCGGCCTGCTGCGGCATGTCATCGTCAAGAAGGCGTTCCGCACCGGCGAAATGATGCTCGTCCTCGTCACGAACGGCCAGGACATTCCGCACCGGGATGCCTGGATCGGCTGCATCCGGGAGGAGCTTCCGGATGTCGTGAGCATTTGCCAGAACGTGAATACCGAGCGCACGAACGTTATCTTTGGCAGTAAGACCCGCGTTCTCTGGGGCCGCGACGTGATCTATGACTATATCGGTGATGTGCAGTTCGCCATCTCCGCACGTTCGTTCTATCAAGTGAACCCGGCGCAGACCGAAGTGCTGTACGGCAAGACGGTTGAATACGCCGGGCTAACCGGCCGTGAAACCGTCATCGACGCCTACTGCGGCATCGGCACGATCTCGCTGTTCCTGGCGCAGCATGCGAATCAAGTGTACGGCGTCGAGATCGTCCGCGAAGCCATCGAGGACGCCCGCGCCAACGCCGAGCTGAACGGGATGAAGAACGTTGAGTTTGAGGTAGGCGCATCGGAGGACGTGATCCCGCGCTGGAAAGAGCAGGGCGTCACCCCCGACGTCATCGTCGTCGACCCGCCCCGCAAGGGCTGCGATCCGCGCCTGCTAGAGACGATTCTGCAGATGCGGCCGGAGCGCGTGGTGTATGTGTCGTGTAATCCTTCGACGCTGGCCCGGGATTTGCGGGTGCTGGAGGACGGTGGGTACACCACCGTTGAGGTGACTCCGGTGGATATGTTCCCGTGGACGGTGCATGTGGAGTCGGTGGCGTTGTTGGTGAGGGATGAAACAGTTTAG
- a CDS encoding HNH endonuclease translates to MVGTDPNLAHSSRWSICAGETPDAYTWHHTEEQGQMELVEGEEHQKSRHLGGCTEIRLCQRGQPTQTASGVRFEKKRGHRSNR, encoded by the coding sequence GTGGTGGGTACGGACCCGAACCTGGCGCACAGCTCACGCTGGAGCATCTGCGCGGGCGAAACGCCTGACGCCTATACGTGGCACCACACGGAGGAGCAGGGACAGATGGAACTGGTGGAGGGCGAGGAGCACCAAAAATCCCGGCATCTCGGGGGCTGTACGGAAATACGGTTATGTCAACGGGGACAGCCGACGCAAACAGCTTCAGGTGTTAGATTCGAGAAAAAACGAGGCCACCGCTCGAACCGCTGA
- a CDS encoding sirohydrochlorin chelatase — MHPGVLIISHGSRDTSWVAIVDEAVNDLSLREELPVAVSFLELVEGRSIQDGVDELESQGVTDILTVPLFVSSGSTHVDEIAYALGAKDEPEKETDLARFTVNARVHYGDPVDDDPDIAVMVWDKIRELSSDPAREMILLVGHGSVHDGFRQRWERGMASLAERVRGISGTAAADFALLNPDNLALKVRRYREKGYEVLVAPIFLSEGYFTKNVIPGKLKGLTYQYTGRTLLPHPLLPHWISAHAEKLLKTVRESAVE, encoded by the coding sequence ATGCACCCGGGTGTGCTTATTATCAGTCACGGCTCGCGAGATACGTCCTGGGTGGCGATCGTCGACGAGGCGGTTAACGACTTATCGCTGCGGGAAGAGCTTCCCGTGGCGGTTTCTTTTTTGGAGCTGGTCGAAGGCCGTTCCATCCAGGACGGTGTCGATGAGCTGGAGAGCCAGGGCGTTACCGATATTCTGACCGTTCCGCTGTTCGTATCGTCTGGCAGCACCCATGTCGATGAGATAGCGTATGCGCTCGGGGCGAAGGATGAGCCGGAGAAAGAGACTGATCTTGCAAGGTTCACCGTAAATGCCCGCGTGCATTACGGCGATCCCGTCGACGATGATCCGGATATTGCGGTTATGGTCTGGGACAAGATCCGGGAGTTGTCGTCCGATCCCGCCCGGGAAATGATTCTGCTCGTCGGCCACGGCAGTGTGCATGACGGCTTCCGGCAGCGCTGGGAACGCGGCATGGCTTCCCTGGCGGAGCGCGTTCGCGGGATCAGCGGGACTGCGGCCGCCGATTTTGCGCTGCTTAATCCTGACAATCTGGCGCTCAAAGTGCGCCGTTATCGGGAGAAAGGGTATGAGGTGCTGGTAGCGCCGATTTTTTTGAGCGAAGGTTATTTCACCAAGAACGTCATCCCCGGGAAGCTGAAGGGACTGACTTACCAATATACCGGCCGGACGCTGCTCCCCCACCCGCTTCTGCCGCACTGGATTTCCGCGCATGCGGAGAAGCTGCTGAAGACGGTCCGGGAATCCGCCGTGGAGTAG